Proteins from a genomic interval of Chanos chanos chromosome 3, fChaCha1.1, whole genome shotgun sequence:
- the snrpg gene encoding small nuclear ribonucleoprotein G isoform X2 produces the protein MSKAHPPELKKFMDKKLSLKLNGGRHVQGILRGFDPFMNLVVDDCLEMAPGGQQNSIGMVIRGNSIIMLEALERV, from the exons atGAGTAAAGCACATCCACCAGAGTTAAAAAA GTTCATGGATAAGAAGTTATCAC TGAAACTGAATGGTGGGAGACATGTTCAGGGCATCCTGCGTGGCTTTGACCCATTTATGAACCTTGTAGTGGACGACTGTTTGGAAATGGCACCGGGAGGACAACAGAACTCCATCGGCATG GTAATCCGAGGAAATAGCATCATTATGCTGGAGGCCCTGGAAAGAGTATGA
- the snrpg gene encoding small nuclear ribonucleoprotein G isoform X1: protein MSKAHPPELKKFMDKKLSLKLNGGRHVQGILRGFDPFMNLVVDDCLEMAPGGQQNSIGMVVIRGNSIIMLEALERV from the exons atGAGTAAAGCACATCCACCAGAGTTAAAAAA GTTCATGGATAAGAAGTTATCAC TGAAACTGAATGGTGGGAGACATGTTCAGGGCATCCTGCGTGGCTTTGACCCATTTATGAACCTTGTAGTGGACGACTGTTTGGAAATGGCACCGGGAGGACAACAGAACTCCATCGGCATGGTG GTAATCCGAGGAAATAGCATCATTATGCTGGAGGCCCTGGAAAGAGTATGA